A part of Arthrobacter dokdonellae genomic DNA contains:
- a CDS encoding 3'-5' exonuclease, translated as MTSWNLRPRAAFDLETTGKDPREARIVTASIVVVDESGAVADTHEWLADPGVAIPEEAAAIHGISTAHARANGRPVDEVTAEIGAVLATLFQNDIPVIAFNASYDFTVLANEARRYGLSAMTPSPVIDPFICNKHVDRFRKGSRTLVALCEEYGIPLRDAHTSAADAEATLRLADALVTKYSALRLELPELHAAQVGWAREQAADFQQYLRRVKDPLAVIEGDWPVLLESGLDAMTA; from the coding sequence ATGACTAGCTGGAACTTGCGCCCACGGGCCGCGTTTGACTTGGAGACCACCGGCAAGGATCCCCGGGAGGCCAGGATCGTCACGGCGTCGATCGTGGTGGTGGACGAGTCCGGCGCCGTGGCGGACACCCACGAATGGCTGGCGGATCCGGGGGTGGCCATCCCCGAGGAGGCTGCCGCCATCCACGGCATCAGCACGGCCCACGCGCGCGCCAACGGCCGGCCGGTGGATGAGGTCACGGCGGAAATCGGCGCCGTGCTGGCGACGTTGTTCCAAAACGACATCCCCGTCATCGCCTTCAACGCCAGCTACGACTTCACGGTCCTGGCCAACGAGGCACGCCGCTACGGCCTGTCCGCGATGACGCCGTCCCCGGTCATCGACCCCTTCATCTGCAACAAGCATGTGGACAGGTTCCGCAAGGGCAGCCGCACGCTGGTGGCACTGTGCGAGGAATACGGCATCCCGCTCCGCGACGCCCACACCTCGGCGGCCGATGCCGAGGCCACGCTTCGGCTGGCCGACGCCCTGGTGACGAAATACAGCGCCCTGCGGCTGGAGCTGCCGGAGCTCCACGCCGCCCAGGTCGGCTGGGCCCGCGAACAGGCAGCCGACTTCCAGCAGTACCTGCGCCGTGTCAAGGACCCGCTCGCGGTCATCGAAGGGGATTGGCCCGTGTTGCTGGAATCGGGTCTGGACGCCATGACCGCATGA
- a CDS encoding MGMT family protein, giving the protein MRAEYVEAVLDVVDLIPAGRVLSYGDIAALLERGGPRQVGAVMSRHGSAVPWWRVIRAGGQAPLCHEAGALDHYRREATELRGQADGGAWRVNMDLARWTPSDADFDLIDAIAARLHTAEGPASDAENPGTGKAAPAMSEPRDGLGA; this is encoded by the coding sequence ATGCGTGCTGAGTATGTTGAAGCAGTCTTGGACGTGGTGGATCTCATCCCCGCCGGGCGGGTCCTCTCCTACGGAGACATCGCCGCGCTGCTGGAGCGCGGCGGGCCCCGGCAGGTGGGGGCCGTCATGTCGCGCCACGGCTCGGCCGTCCCCTGGTGGCGTGTGATCCGGGCCGGGGGACAGGCTCCGCTGTGCCACGAGGCCGGCGCCCTGGACCATTACCGCCGGGAGGCAACCGAACTGCGCGGCCAGGCGGACGGCGGCGCGTGGCGGGTCAACATGGACCTGGCCCGCTGGACTCCCTCGGACGCGGACTTTGACCTCATCGACGCGATAGCCGCCCGTCTCCACACCGCGGAAGGGCCGGCGTCGGACGCGGAAAATCCTGGAACAGGGAAGGCGGCGCCTGCGATGTCGGAGCCGCGTGATGGACTGGGGGCATGA
- a CDS encoding amino acid ABC transporter permease, with product MADVVPQLLTVGLPNTLILAVSSAILGSILGLVLAIMGIARNPVPRWIARVYTDIFRGLPAILVIVVLGIGLGPVLRQLTGITNPFPLGIFALTLMAGAYIGEIFRSGIQSVDKGQLEATRALGFSYGSAMVLVVVPQGIRRVLPALVNQLIALIKDSSLIYVLGLLPSQREIYRVGNDVAANTGNMSALVAAAMLYLVLTIPLTHVVNYMDKRMREGKKLKAEPDEIAAVVGKGA from the coding sequence ATGGCGGACGTCGTCCCCCAGCTGCTGACCGTCGGTTTGCCCAACACGCTCATCCTCGCCGTATCCTCGGCGATCCTCGGTTCCATCCTGGGACTGGTGCTTGCCATCATGGGCATCGCCCGGAACCCGGTCCCGCGGTGGATTGCCCGCGTTTATACGGACATCTTCCGCGGCCTCCCGGCCATTCTGGTGATTGTCGTCCTCGGCATCGGGCTGGGGCCCGTGCTGCGCCAGCTGACGGGGATCACCAATCCGTTTCCGCTGGGCATCTTCGCCCTGACGCTGATGGCCGGCGCCTACATCGGTGAGATCTTCCGTTCGGGTATTCAAAGTGTTGACAAGGGCCAGCTGGAAGCCACCCGGGCACTGGGCTTCAGCTACGGATCGGCCATGGTCCTGGTGGTCGTCCCCCAGGGCATTCGACGGGTGCTGCCCGCCTTGGTCAACCAGCTCATTGCCCTCATCAAGGATTCCTCCCTGATCTACGTCCTGGGCCTGCTGCCGAGCCAGCGCGAGATCTACCGGGTGGGCAACGACGTCGCGGCAAATACGGGAAACATGTCCGCGCTGGTTGCGGCCGCCATGCTGTACCTGGTCCTGACCATCCCGCTGACCCACGTGGTGAACTACATGGACAAGCGGATGCGCGAAGGCAAGAAGTTGAAAGCGGAACCCGATGAAATTGCCGCCGTCGTTGGAAAGGGCGCCTAG
- a CDS encoding amino acid ABC transporter ATP-binding protein: protein MSEFKSGSLTAKNIHLAFGANKVLRGIDLHVPQGTTASVIGPSGSGKSTLLRVMNRLIEPDQGDILLDDRSVLADNPDELRRRIGMVFQQFNLFPHKTVADNVSLALNKLRRMPKDQARAKALEQLDMVGLRHKADARPGNLSGGQQQRVAIARALAMEPEVMFFDEATSALDPELVKGVLALMTDLSKGGMTMVVVTHEMGFSRNVSDTVTFMDGGVVVETGSPDELFSAPKTDRLKGFLSDVL, encoded by the coding sequence ATGAGTGAATTCAAGTCAGGTTCCCTGACCGCCAAGAACATCCACCTGGCCTTCGGCGCCAACAAGGTGCTGCGCGGTATCGACCTGCACGTCCCCCAAGGCACCACGGCCTCCGTGATCGGCCCGTCCGGCTCCGGCAAGTCGACCTTGCTGCGGGTCATGAACCGGCTGATCGAACCGGACCAGGGCGACATTCTGCTGGATGACCGCTCCGTGTTGGCGGACAACCCGGACGAGCTCCGGCGTCGTATTGGCATGGTGTTCCAGCAGTTCAACCTGTTCCCGCACAAGACCGTGGCGGACAATGTGTCGCTGGCGCTGAACAAGCTGCGCAGGATGCCCAAGGACCAGGCACGCGCCAAGGCCTTGGAGCAGCTGGACATGGTGGGGTTGAGGCACAAGGCCGACGCCCGTCCCGGGAACCTCTCCGGCGGGCAGCAGCAGCGCGTGGCGATTGCCCGCGCGCTGGCCATGGAACCTGAGGTGATGTTCTTTGACGAGGCCACCTCGGCGCTGGACCCCGAGCTCGTCAAGGGCGTCCTGGCGCTCATGACGGACCTGTCCAAGGGCGGCATGACCATGGTGGTGGTGACGCACGAGATGGGCTTCAGCCGCAATGTGTCCGACACCGTCACGTTCATGGACGGCGGGGTGGTCGTGGAGACGGGATCCCCGGATGAACTCTTCAGCGCCCCGAAGACGGACCGCCTGAAGGGCTTCCTCTCCGACGTCCTCTAG
- a CDS encoding glycoside hydrolase family 3 N-terminal domain-containing protein, with translation MKSVAMLAALLAAASLMGSAPATAAAPASLGWSTPAQHLAHMTLQQRVGQLFMVAAGATGASQATMNVLSWDHVGNVYLAGRSSAGINATAAVVRRMTNTVSTATTDNEYLSVATDQEGGYVQVLSGPGFSTIPTALSQGTLSTATLTTDAKNWGNQLRWAGVKVNLAPALDTVTQAFAPSNAPIGYYDREYGYTPQAVSAKGNAFLAGMKAGYVMPTVKHFPGLGRVTGNTDVTGNVHDTQTTINDPNLLPFQTAISNGARWVMVSSAYYDRIDARPGKIAPFSTVVMGTMLRTNAKFTGIIISDDLCNAAQLSPWSWAVRANNFINAGGTMVLCGNPNAIPYMYNGVLQLAQQRPDFLAKVNAAVLTILTVKHGG, from the coding sequence ATGAAGTCCGTTGCCATGCTCGCCGCGCTCCTGGCAGCCGCATCCCTGATGGGTTCGGCACCGGCCACCGCCGCGGCGCCGGCGTCGTTGGGGTGGAGCACGCCCGCCCAGCACCTCGCCCACATGACGCTGCAGCAGCGTGTGGGTCAGCTGTTCATGGTTGCGGCCGGTGCCACGGGTGCCAGCCAGGCCACCATGAACGTGCTCAGCTGGGACCATGTGGGCAATGTCTACCTGGCCGGCCGCAGCTCTGCCGGGATCAACGCCACGGCGGCAGTCGTGCGGCGCATGACGAACACCGTTTCCACGGCGACCACGGACAACGAATACCTCTCAGTGGCCACCGACCAGGAGGGCGGCTACGTCCAGGTGCTCAGCGGGCCGGGATTTTCAACCATTCCGACGGCGCTGTCCCAGGGCACGCTGTCCACGGCCACGCTGACGACGGACGCCAAAAACTGGGGAAACCAGCTGCGCTGGGCGGGCGTGAAGGTCAATCTGGCCCCCGCCCTTGACACCGTCACGCAGGCCTTTGCCCCGTCCAACGCCCCGATCGGGTACTACGACCGCGAGTACGGCTACACGCCGCAGGCCGTCTCCGCCAAGGGCAACGCGTTCCTGGCCGGCATGAAGGCCGGCTACGTGATGCCCACGGTCAAGCACTTCCCCGGGCTGGGCAGGGTCACCGGCAACACGGATGTGACGGGCAACGTCCATGACACCCAAACCACCATCAACGACCCCAACCTGCTGCCGTTCCAGACGGCCATCAGCAACGGGGCCAGGTGGGTGATGGTCTCCAGTGCGTACTACGACAGGATTGATGCGCGGCCCGGCAAGATCGCGCCGTTCTCCACAGTCGTCATGGGCACGATGCTGCGGACCAACGCGAAGTTCACGGGCATCATCATCTCCGACGACCTCTGCAACGCCGCGCAGCTTTCGCCCTGGAGCTGGGCCGTGCGGGCCAACAACTTCATCAATGCCGGCGGAACGATGGTCCTGTGCGGCAACCCCAACGCCATCCCGTACATGTACAACGGTGTCCTGCAGCTGGCCCAGCAGCGCCCCGACTTCCTGGCCAAGGTCAACGCCGCGGTGCTCACCATCCTCACGGTCAAGCACGGCGGCTAA
- a CDS encoding integrase core domain-containing protein, producing the protein MSAFCKQHNVSRAWFYQVRAAAQALGPVKALEKRPPIALRHPKTTPASMVDLLLGTREELEKAGFDAGPLSVIAKLRRQGFQPPSRATVARIFTRAGVVVPEPKKKPRSAYIRFVYPQPNACWQIDATEWVLACGTKVTIFQLIDDHSRLALASLAASGETSEAAIRVVTTSIDRHGVPQRFLSDNGAALNPTRLGRRGELVEFLKARGVEPITGKPYKPTTQGKNERFHQTLHRYLKQQPPATTLEVLQTQIDAFDRYYNTEREHQALKPGMTPQEAWNATPKAPAPGPPEPEEPTVGAERFSGQRRVGRDGNVTVLGTHFKMGKKYIGTTVNIIHDDTDIMFFDSLGSEIISHPIPPKGTPYVGNGKPSGIAADPAGAVRKRKIRPVKTTTTTEQPEPETV; encoded by the coding sequence GTGAGCGCGTTTTGTAAACAACATAATGTCTCCCGGGCCTGGTTCTACCAGGTCCGGGCGGCAGCCCAAGCGCTCGGCCCGGTCAAGGCGTTGGAGAAGAGGCCTCCGATCGCGTTGCGGCATCCGAAAACCACTCCCGCTTCCATGGTCGATCTGCTGCTGGGAACCCGCGAGGAGTTGGAGAAGGCCGGCTTTGATGCCGGCCCGCTCTCAGTGATCGCCAAGTTGCGCCGACAGGGCTTCCAACCGCCCTCCAGGGCGACTGTGGCCAGGATCTTCACCCGTGCCGGCGTCGTGGTGCCGGAGCCGAAGAAGAAGCCCCGCAGCGCCTATATCCGGTTCGTCTATCCGCAGCCGAATGCGTGCTGGCAGATTGACGCCACCGAGTGGGTGCTGGCGTGCGGGACGAAGGTCACGATCTTCCAACTCATCGACGACCATTCACGGCTGGCCCTGGCCTCGTTGGCTGCTTCCGGGGAAACCAGCGAGGCCGCGATCAGGGTCGTGACAACCTCGATTGACCGACACGGGGTACCCCAGCGCTTCCTCAGTGACAACGGCGCGGCTCTTAACCCGACACGGCTGGGCAGGCGCGGGGAACTGGTGGAATTCCTGAAGGCCCGGGGCGTGGAACCCATCACCGGAAAACCCTACAAACCCACTACCCAGGGCAAGAACGAGCGGTTCCATCAAACCCTGCACCGGTACCTGAAGCAGCAGCCACCAGCCACCACGCTGGAGGTCCTGCAAACCCAGATCGATGCCTTCGACCGGTACTACAACACCGAACGTGAACACCAGGCCCTGAAGCCGGGTATGACACCGCAGGAAGCCTGGAACGCCACACCCAAGGCCCCGGCACCCGGCCCGCCGGAACCAGAAGAACCCACGGTAGGGGCAGAGCGGTTCAGCGGCCAGCGTCGTGTCGGACGAGACGGCAATGTCACCGTCTTGGGGACGCATTTCAAGATGGGCAAGAAATACATCGGCACCACCGTGAACATCATTCACGACGACACCGACATCATGTTCTTCGACAGCCTTGGCTCAGAAATTATCAGCCACCCCATCCCACCCAAAGGCACCCCATACGTAGGCAACGGCAAACCCTCCGGCATCGCGGCAGACCCCGCCGGCGCCGTGCGGAAACGTAAAATCAGGCCAGTCAAAACAACAACTACGACCGAACAGCCCGAACCAGAAACCGTCTAA
- a CDS encoding ABC transporter substrate-binding protein → MKKSALKWLTTVPVAVALAFSLAACGGGTGATSSGKPTNALAGSDQKSLDKYTTKDVTALDKIDTSKLGLITPGTITVGTLSDAPPNIYIDKSGKFTGYDNELLRAMADKLKLKVEFKSTDFSALLSQVANKQFDVGSSSISTTDLRRKTVGFTNGYDFGYMAVVAKKDSAVKGFKDLSAKTRIAVVQGTVQDDYVTNTLKLEPVRFPDYNTAYANLKTGQVDAWVAPSQQATGQVKEGDGTAIVESVVNTKNFTAYAVSPTNQPLIDALNSALDAVIDDGTWAKLTKQWYPDRVTPKDWTPGSKAAKLP, encoded by the coding sequence ATGAAGAAATCAGCCCTGAAATGGCTCACCACCGTGCCCGTGGCGGTTGCCCTGGCCTTCTCACTGGCCGCCTGCGGCGGCGGCACCGGCGCCACCAGCTCCGGCAAGCCCACGAACGCCCTGGCCGGAAGCGACCAGAAATCCCTGGACAAGTACACCACCAAGGACGTCACCGCCCTGGACAAGATCGACACCTCCAAGCTGGGCCTGATCACCCCGGGCACCATCACGGTCGGCACGCTCTCCGACGCCCCGCCAAACATCTACATCGACAAGTCCGGCAAGTTCACCGGCTACGACAATGAGCTGCTGCGCGCCATGGCCGACAAGCTCAAGCTCAAGGTCGAGTTCAAGTCCACCGACTTCTCCGCCCTCCTGTCCCAGGTCGCCAACAAGCAGTTCGACGTCGGATCATCCTCGATCTCCACGACCGACCTGCGCCGCAAGACTGTGGGCTTCACCAACGGTTACGACTTTGGCTACATGGCCGTTGTGGCCAAGAAGGACTCGGCAGTCAAGGGCTTCAAGGACCTCAGCGCAAAGACCCGCATCGCCGTGGTCCAGGGCACCGTCCAGGACGACTATGTGACCAACACCCTCAAGCTTGAACCGGTCCGCTTCCCCGACTACAACACGGCCTACGCAAATCTGAAGACCGGCCAGGTTGACGCCTGGGTCGCGCCCTCCCAGCAGGCCACCGGGCAGGTCAAGGAAGGCGACGGCACCGCCATCGTGGAGTCAGTGGTGAACACGAAGAACTTCACCGCCTACGCCGTGAGCCCGACCAACCAGCCGCTCATTGACGCCCTGAACTCGGCCCTGGACGCCGTGATTGACGACGGCACCTGGGCCAAGCTGACCAAGCAGTGGTACCCGGACCGTGTGACCCCCAAGGACTGGACCCCCGGTTCCAAGGCAGCCAAGCTCCCGTAA